AATAGATCTGTTTAAAAAAACCTTAAAAGAAAAAAGTATTCTAATTATATATTCATTCAATTTTTTTGCCAAGTTGACTTTCACTTGTAAAAAACAAATTATGAGTTGGCTATCGACCCATTATTAATGAATTTAATGATAACTTGTACGCCCTCCTTTccttaaaatataaaatgattaaTGAATTTAAGTTTGCGATCTCCTAGTGGCTACCCGTTTCCGCAAAATCTGAAAACGTTTCTTGAGTTTTTTTCCCCAGTTGCATTGGGGGCCAACTAAGCATGTATGGGCAAGCTGCAAattgacttattttgaaaagtatttttgtttaaaaatattttttggaaaaatactttTGCAAAATAGTAGTTTGTGTTTGACCAATTCATTTGAGTAGTATTTTTTGCAAAGtatttattatgacaaaattcaattaaaagataaaacgtaacgtaaaaatataaattaaaattttcaattaatataaaatatagttattcCTAAGAAATAGCATTTGTTTGGTATTACTTATTCTTTACATGATAATTTAAATATGTCAAAATATATCAtacaataaaaatttaaaatctaCTATATTAGGAATaggaaaaagagaataaaaatatgattaaaataaaaaaagaagaaaggtatagtaaaaataaaaagaaaaagaaaaatattaaattaataagggataatttaaaaaatataaatttattgtaaggtTATTGTTGTCTTGAACAAATTAATTTTCTGCTTCTACTTTTTAGAAGAAGTTAGAATTTGtatcttcttcccaaaagcacaaaaactgtttctgctattgttcaaaagtactttttcatCTTGATTAAACaccttaaatttttcaaaaaaaaaaaaatttttgacCTCCAAAAAGCTTGATCAAACAGGCTCTAAATTTGTATTTGCACAGGAAAGTCCACATCGGAGGTAAAGCACCCCTTAACAAAGGCAACTTCACACATAGTCTCGAACATGAGACTTGTAGTTAAAGATGAAAGAGTATTTACCATTTCACCTAAAATATGAAAATGTTAGGAAACCATGCAAGTTATTAGCATATTTTTTTGAGTATATTCCTTTAATTAATGGATGCTAGTATTGATACAGTGCTGCAATCTGGGGAAGGACAAGTGACAGTTACATGGTCATTGAACAAGAGCAACCCAGGTAGAACAGACTCAAATTACAAGAGAGTGAAGGTGAAATTATGTTATGCCCCAATAAGCCAAGTGGACAGAGGATGGAGGAAATCCGACGACAATCTCAAAAAAGACAAGTCTTGCAAATATAACATTGTCACAATGCCATACAATTCCTTAAACAACAATTTCACTTGGATTATAGACAAGGATGTTCCCACTGCTACCTATTTCATAAGGGCATATGTTTATGACTCTGTTGGTGAAGAGGTTGCCTATGGCCAAACCACTGATTCCCACAAGAAAATCAACTTGTTCCATATTTTGGCAATCACTGGCCGCCATGTTACTATTGACATCTGCGCCGCCTGCTTCTCCGCTTTCTCCATTATCTCCCTTGTCGGATTCTTCTTTATTGAGAAGAGAAAGACCAAAACTTCCCACCAAAAATGATCACCCTACCCTATATTTAATTTGTTTACTGCTCCATTATCATATTCAATTTGCCTTCCTGCAACTTAGGTGAAAGTAATAGTGATATTCTAGCTTGTTATATTTTTAGCTGTGTAAAATAATTACTACTATAGTTACTGCTTTCATTAATTGAGGCAGGTAAATGTGACGATGAGCATTTAGAAAAGTAAGCATTGGTAGGTAATTTGGTTGGGTAATGTGACATTATGAGAACGAAAGGCTTAGAAAAAAGCTTTAGGCGAAGACTTTCAATTAATAGTAACTCGTGTGTTCAACATGTTTGTTCACACCACAATGGGATGTCAGAGAAAGACTTTACTCATTACCATATTTTTCTACTTTCTTTGTGGGGTCTATTTTCTCTATCTTTGTAGGTGCCCAATTGTTTGTCGAACCAGTAAAATATTGCTTCATTTCTACACTAAATATCTGCAATCTGAAGCTGTAAAACAAAAGAAGtaactcaactattccaaatgaTATGGCTGCTAATTGATAAAATGGATTTTACGCCAAAGATTAGTTGATCTTTCATTCCCTAATTCGACATGTtgtacaaagaagaaaggaaCCACAAATTGTAAaagttaccacaaaaccaacgGACTCGGTGTGAAATCGAAAGTTCATGGCCTTAGTTTATCAGTAGTAGCTGTGATATATGAGAAAATTTTCAATTTTATCACTAGAACTCCAAATGCGGACGTTAAATAGGGAAAGGAATTTTTTTCACATGCCCAACTTTAGTTAAGAGATTGAGAGGTAACTATTGTTGTTGTAAACTATCCAAGAAGTTCAAGATAGTGATATGCTTGAATAGGGAAGCCACACCTACGAAGTACCAAGAGAGCTCTAACGCAGATTTTCTTGGTATTGTTTTCAAACATGGATATGACTATTGTTGGATATTTAGGATAGTTAATTAGTAATAATTTTTTTACTAATTAGCTCTCCTCTAGCCCAAGAGCTGTGTATTCTTTCCTGGTGGTTGGATTAATTACCAGTCCCCATAGGTATATGCTAGTAGTAGTAGCTAAGAGAGGTCAACTCCAGAAACATAAACTAGTAATCAGCTATGTGATTAACAGAGAAAATTTTCCCCTTCATTTACATATCTAACATCATTTTCAAATGCCAATAATCTAAGATACATCTGCCATAATAATGCAACTAGTAGTATGAAGCAAACAAGTTCAGATAAGAGAGTAGAAACACATGATAAATGTATCCATCGTTAGATTTACTGATTCATCCAGAGTACAACCATGTTTATTACAGGACAGAATCAACTTTTGGAACTCTAAGGATTCAGGCTAAACCTAAATCGACATACAGGAATTTTCAAGACACCCTGGAAGTCAAGAATAGAGTCCAATACGTACCTCATCCATGGAGCAGCCGCAATATCTGGGTGTAAGCAACGTAACTTACATCAAAACCATGCCCGTTTTGCATTTCCTGGGAATTATGCTTTCTCAACATACTGTATAGCTGATATCATATTTATAACCACTAAAAGTAGGTACAATTTACACCTGtagctttttatttttggttGTAAGTATGGTCTAGTGACCAAAAACCATCTCACTGCTCTTCATTCTATCATTACCAAAAAGTGATAATCTATCATTGAAAGCATCAATGTGTCCAAAAGCATCAGTTCCAGGAGGGCACTCAAGAGCTGCTTCAAGGACCCGATGATGTACACCATGGGAGTCAACCGATTGTCCACCTTTATGGGCATGTCCACCTAGACAGACCTTCACACAGCTATAACGATGTATCACGTCCAGCACTTCATCATAATTCCACAACAACGCTGCAAAAGATGAAGCTCCAGGATCCAAAGGCAGATGGCAACACACTACTACATTTTGATTCAACTCCGTAGCTTCCTGAAGGACATGATCCAGCCATTCCAATTGTTCTTTCCCGACGCCTCCGTTGAACTTGAGAAATCTTCTCTCTAATCCCACAAGTCCATTTGGACTGTTTTTGTCTGAATTTGGGTTTCTCTCCTGAAGAACTTTTAAGGCCTTCAAAGT
This DNA window, taken from Nicotiana tabacum cultivar K326 chromosome 4, ASM71507v2, whole genome shotgun sequence, encodes the following:
- the LOC107817197 gene encoding manganese-dependent ADP-ribose/CDP-alcohol diphosphatase; this encodes MGYANGLLCPQGKQPLLSFGIISDVQYADIPDGCSFLGVPRYYRHSICVLQRAVQRWNQEKPKFVLHFGDIVDGFCPKDQSMIAVKKIVDEFDKFDGPVYHMIGNHCLYNLPRDKLLPLLRIPGHDGRAYFDFSPIPEYRFVILDGYDISAIGWPEDHPNTLKALKVLQERNPNSDKNSPNGLVGLERRFLKFNGGVGKEQLEWLDHVLQEATELNQNVVVCCHLPLDPGASSFAALLWNYDEVLDVIHRYSCVKVCLGGHAHKGGQSVDSHGVHHRVLEAALECPPGTDAFGHIDAFNDRLSLFGNDRMKSSEMVFGH
- the LOC107817198 gene encoding high-affinity nitrate transporter 3.1 gives rise to the protein MSTLSAFFVVSAVVLSCFALTAYGALFSSLHQTLVLNSSPTQGQVLQSGEGQVTVTWSLNKSNPGRTDSNYKRVKVKLCYAPISQVDRGWRKSDDNLKKDKSCKYNIVTMPYNSLNNNFTWIIDKDVPTATYFIRAYVYDSVGEEVAYGQTTDSHKKINLFHILAITGRHVTIDICAACFSAFSIISLVGFFFIEKRKTKTSHQK